In the Brucella anthropi ATCC 49188 genome, one interval contains:
- a CDS encoding ImuA family protein, with protein sequence MSGIDIAALRRMVTTIEGNDPQGSFANQGQTDFGRTRSFTLGLAGADAAFPHGLAGDALHEVFAENPGAHMAATGFALAFAARAAERAIEPRRPIIWIEEESAASEYGGLYPPGLHAFGIDPSRLLIVRCPTAQDVLKAANDALEAGTGGKASHLVSGVVASVTGQPKCLDLTASRRLLLATETAQLPVILLRSHRTAVQSAAVSRWRVAPAPSRSSGANAPGKPVFSAVLERNRHGTCGQWIMEWNNETQEFGANERDGRTSVSRPLVSVSADRPASQQRSA encoded by the coding sequence GTGAGCGGCATCGACATCGCGGCGCTGCGGCGCATGGTTACGACCATTGAAGGCAACGATCCGCAAGGCAGTTTTGCAAATCAGGGACAAACGGACTTCGGGCGGACGCGCAGTTTCACGCTCGGCCTTGCCGGAGCGGATGCTGCCTTTCCGCATGGTCTGGCAGGTGACGCGCTGCATGAGGTTTTTGCCGAAAACCCCGGCGCGCATATGGCTGCGACCGGCTTTGCGCTCGCCTTTGCCGCCCGTGCGGCAGAACGCGCCATAGAGCCTCGTCGCCCGATTATCTGGATCGAGGAAGAAAGTGCTGCAAGTGAATATGGCGGGCTTTATCCGCCGGGACTTCATGCCTTCGGGATCGATCCGTCGCGACTTCTGATCGTGCGCTGCCCCACGGCACAGGATGTCCTGAAGGCGGCAAATGATGCGCTGGAAGCCGGAACCGGCGGCAAGGCTTCGCATCTTGTTTCCGGCGTCGTCGCCTCGGTGACAGGCCAGCCGAAATGCCTCGACCTGACCGCTTCGCGTCGTCTGCTTCTGGCAACAGAAACCGCGCAGCTGCCCGTCATCCTGCTCCGGAGCCACCGGACGGCTGTGCAAAGCGCTGCCGTCAGCCGCTGGCGGGTGGCGCCCGCGCCGTCCCGTTCAAGTGGAGCGAACGCACCCGGCAAGCCTGTCTTTTCGGCGGTTCTGGAACGCAATCGCCACGGCACATGCGGGCAATGGATCATGGAATGGAACAATGAAACCCAGGAATTTGGTGCTAACGAACGGGATGGCAGAACGTCTGTTTCTCGCCCTCTGGTTTCCGTTTCTGCCGACCGACCGGCTTCGCAACAGCGCTCCGCCTGA
- a CDS encoding DUF6616 family protein translates to MTYYLAELYSPKSSWHALDAEGRQAFFEKVGAGMGGLGALGIEALALGPVDATKSFAPSQSFFAIWRFPDEAALDMLIAGITATGWHDYFDTINAAGAGTDLPGHLAQLAGVPFRDAA, encoded by the coding sequence ATGACCTATTACCTCGCCGAGCTTTATTCCCCGAAATCGAGCTGGCACGCGCTCGATGCTGAAGGCAGGCAGGCCTTCTTTGAGAAAGTCGGCGCGGGTATGGGCGGGCTTGGCGCGCTCGGTATCGAGGCCTTGGCATTAGGTCCCGTCGACGCGACAAAGTCTTTTGCGCCCAGCCAGAGTTTCTTCGCCATCTGGCGTTTCCCGGATGAAGCAGCTCTCGACATGCTGATTGCCGGAATCACCGCCACCGGCTGGCATGATTATTTCGACACGATCAATGCGGCGGGTGCAGGCACCGACCTTCCCGGCCATCTGGCGCAACTGGCAGGCGTGCCTTTCAGGGACGCCGCCTAA
- a CDS encoding MarR family winged helix-turn-helix transcriptional regulator → MEIIEQKHHALLGEMERRHSPSTDALKTCFEVLSLAAAIDRDCASRLAPHKLSEGKFVLLFLLHNAPDGLSPHELSERAGVTRATITGLLDGLERDGFLKRHADSEDRRKLTVRLTSEGMLLAQQLFEQHTAWIASLMSDLSSGEQQLLSTLLRRIWSRTDAGRSFKINETLRDMT, encoded by the coding sequence ATGGAAATAATCGAACAAAAGCATCACGCCCTTCTGGGCGAAATGGAACGCCGGCACAGCCCGTCCACCGACGCGCTGAAAACCTGCTTTGAAGTCTTGTCGCTTGCTGCGGCCATTGACCGGGATTGCGCCAGCCGGCTGGCACCGCACAAGCTTTCGGAAGGCAAGTTCGTCCTGCTGTTTCTGCTGCACAATGCGCCCGACGGCCTCTCGCCGCACGAGCTTTCAGAACGCGCAGGTGTCACGCGCGCCACCATAACCGGCCTGCTGGACGGGCTAGAGCGTGATGGTTTCCTCAAGCGTCACGCGGATAGCGAGGACCGCCGCAAGCTGACTGTCCGGCTGACATCCGAAGGGATGCTGCTGGCGCAACAGCTTTTCGAACAACATACCGCATGGATTGCAAGCCTGATGAGCGATCTCTCGTCAGGCGAACAGCAGCTTCTCAGCACCTTGCTGCGCCGCATCTGGAGCCGCACCGATGCCGGTCGTTCTTTCAAGATCAATGAAACCCTAAGGGATATGACATGA
- a CDS encoding ParD-like family protein: MGIVKIGDELHEELRKASDVMCRSINAQAEYWMKIGMLAQAHPDLSFNEIVQMQLRAAQVELPVLPVLTVQSS; the protein is encoded by the coding sequence ATGGGTATCGTGAAAATCGGCGATGAACTGCATGAGGAACTGCGCAAGGCGAGTGACGTCATGTGCCGTTCGATCAATGCGCAGGCTGAATACTGGATGAAGATCGGTATGCTGGCGCAGGCCCATCCCGACCTGTCGTTCAACGAGATCGTGCAGATGCAGTTGCGCGCAGCGCAGGTCGAGCTGCCGGTTCTGCCCGTTCTTACTGTGCAGTCGTCATGA
- the map gene encoding type I methionyl aminopeptidase, which produces MTKTPAEVEKMAASGALLASVFALLDRTPLAGMTTMQVNDLVEDYITRELQARPASKGQYDYPYVLNSSKNEVVCHGMPSNDQIIENGEIINFDITLEKDGYIADSSKTYMVGEVAPFASRLVRVTYEALWKGIAAVRPGATLGDIGHAIERHAKRHDYSIVREYCGHGIGREMHEEPQVLHFGKPGTGVRLREGMVFTIEPMLNQGTAKVKTEKDGWTVVTRDGKLSAQFEHTVAVTANGVRVLTLRPGEEKMLAGIKHAA; this is translated from the coding sequence ATGACCAAGACCCCTGCCGAAGTGGAGAAAATGGCGGCATCCGGCGCGCTGCTTGCCTCTGTTTTTGCGCTTCTCGACCGCACACCTCTGGCAGGCATGACCACGATGCAGGTCAACGATCTGGTCGAGGATTATATCACCCGCGAATTGCAGGCGCGGCCTGCCAGCAAGGGGCAATATGACTATCCCTATGTGCTGAACAGTTCCAAGAACGAAGTCGTCTGCCACGGCATGCCGTCGAATGACCAGATCATTGAAAACGGCGAGATCATCAACTTCGATATCACGCTGGAAAAGGATGGCTATATCGCTGATTCCAGCAAGACCTATATGGTCGGTGAAGTCGCTCCTTTCGCCTCACGGCTGGTCCGCGTGACCTATGAGGCCTTGTGGAAGGGGATTGCTGCCGTGCGACCCGGCGCGACGCTGGGCGATATCGGCCATGCCATCGAGCGTCACGCCAAGCGGCATGACTACAGCATCGTGCGGGAATATTGCGGCCATGGTATCGGTCGCGAGATGCATGAGGAACCGCAGGTTCTGCATTTCGGCAAGCCTGGCACCGGCGTTCGTCTGCGCGAAGGCATGGTGTTCACCATCGAGCCGATGCTCAATCAGGGAACGGCCAAGGTGAAGACCGAAAAGGACGGCTGGACGGTGGTGACGCGCGACGGAAAATTGTCAGCGCAGTTCGAGCATACGGTCGCAGTCACCGCGAATGGCGTGCGGGTGCTGACTTTGCGTCCCGGTGAAGAAAAGATGCTGGCGGGTATAAAACACGCCGCTTGA
- a CDS encoding argininosuccinate synthase, translated as MSKWKDVKKVVLAYSGGLDTSIILKWLQTELGAEVVTFTADLGQGEELEPARKKAEMLGIKEIFIEDVREEFVRDFVFPMFRANAVYEGVYLLGTSIARPLISKHLIEIARKTGADAIAHGATGKGNDQVRFELSAYALNPDIKIIAPWRDWSFKSRTHLLEFAEQHQIPVAKDKKGEAPFSVDANLLHSSSEGKVLEDPAVEAPEYVHMRTISPETAPDKATIIKIGFEKGDAVSINGERLSPATLLAKLNDYGRDNGIGRLDLVENRFVGMKSRGVYETPGGTILLAAHRAIESITLDRGAAHLKDELMPRYAELIYYGFWFSPEREMLQAAIDHSQRHVEGEVTLKLYKGNVMVIGRESDKSLYSDKLVTFEDDQGAYDQKDAAGFIKLNALRLRTLAARDRK; from the coding sequence ATGAGCAAGTGGAAAGACGTTAAGAAAGTCGTTCTCGCCTATTCGGGCGGCCTCGACACTTCGATCATCCTGAAGTGGCTTCAGACGGAACTCGGCGCGGAAGTTGTGACTTTCACTGCCGATCTCGGTCAGGGCGAAGAGCTTGAACCAGCCCGTAAGAAGGCGGAAATGCTGGGCATCAAGGAAATCTTCATCGAGGACGTGCGCGAAGAATTCGTGCGCGATTTCGTTTTCCCGATGTTCCGCGCCAATGCCGTCTATGAAGGCGTCTACCTGCTCGGCACCTCGATTGCCCGCCCGCTGATCTCCAAGCACCTGATCGAAATCGCCAGGAAGACCGGCGCCGACGCCATCGCGCACGGCGCGACCGGCAAGGGCAACGACCAGGTTCGTTTCGAGCTTTCGGCCTATGCGCTGAACCCGGACATCAAGATCATCGCCCCATGGCGCGACTGGTCGTTCAAGAGCCGCACGCATCTGCTCGAATTCGCCGAACAGCACCAGATTCCGGTTGCCAAGGACAAGAAGGGCGAAGCGCCGTTCTCCGTCGACGCGAACCTGCTGCACTCCTCGTCCGAGGGCAAGGTTCTGGAAGATCCGGCTGTCGAGGCACCGGAATATGTGCATATGCGCACCATTTCACCGGAAACCGCGCCCGACAAGGCAACGATCATCAAGATCGGCTTTGAAAAAGGTGATGCCGTTTCGATCAATGGCGAACGTCTGTCGCCAGCAACGCTGCTTGCCAAGCTCAACGACTATGGCCGCGACAATGGCATCGGTCGTCTCGACCTCGTGGAAAACCGCTTCGTCGGCATGAAGTCGCGTGGCGTCTACGAAACGCCGGGCGGCACGATCCTGCTGGCAGCTCACCGCGCCATCGAATCGATCACGCTTGACCGTGGCGCTGCTCACCTCAAGGACGAGCTGATGCCGCGCTACGCCGAGCTGATCTATTACGGCTTCTGGTTCTCGCCGGAACGCGAAATGCTGCAGGCCGCCATTGATCACAGCCAGCGCCATGTTGAAGGCGAAGTCACGCTCAAGCTCTACAAGGGCAACGTGATGGTGATCGGTCGCGAATCGGACAAGTCGCTCTATTCCGACAAGCTCGTCACCTTCGAAGACGATCAGGGTGCTTACGACCAGAAGGACGCCGCAGGCTTCATCAAGCTCAATGCACTGCGTCTGCGTACGCTTGCTGCGCGTGATCGCAAATAA
- a CDS encoding putative quinol monooxygenase: MLLIVGTVRLPPENLDRAREAMQRMILASRAEDGCVDYGYAADILEPGLIHVKEMWRDRASLDRHFASPHIAEWRAAWPELGIGDRNLVVYEVGEPQIT; the protein is encoded by the coding sequence ATGCTGCTGATCGTAGGGACTGTCCGCCTGCCGCCGGAAAATCTTGACCGGGCGCGCGAGGCCATGCAGCGCATGATCTTGGCCAGCCGGGCGGAGGATGGCTGTGTGGACTATGGCTATGCTGCAGATATTCTCGAACCGGGGCTCATCCATGTGAAGGAGATGTGGCGCGACCGTGCTTCGCTCGACCGGCATTTCGCCTCCCCCCATATTGCCGAATGGCGTGCGGCCTGGCCTGAACTTGGTATCGGCGACCGCAATCTCGTTGTTTATGAAGTTGGCGAACCACAGATCACGTAA
- a CDS encoding LysE family translocator codes for MSFLTNLTFIPEWTIFVQFAIATAILSITPGPDMTLFVGRALSEGKAAGFACMAGASTGIVIHTTMVALGLSALILASPAAFTALKVVGAGYLVWLAVQAIRKGSAFSPEKNGGKKHTLFQNWLTGLGINLLNPKIILFNMTFLPQFVSAHDPHAMGKLFFLGLSFIPMALPFTIPMVVAADRFAGLLKKNPTVTRIVDWMFAGVFSAFALKIITAQAK; via the coding sequence ATGTCTTTTCTGACAAACCTGACCTTCATTCCCGAATGGACGATTTTTGTCCAGTTCGCGATAGCAACCGCGATCCTTTCCATCACGCCCGGTCCCGACATGACGCTTTTCGTCGGGCGTGCCCTGTCCGAAGGCAAGGCCGCAGGCTTTGCCTGTATGGCTGGCGCCAGCACCGGCATCGTCATTCATACCACCATGGTGGCGCTCGGCCTTTCGGCGCTCATTCTGGCGTCTCCCGCAGCCTTTACGGCGCTGAAAGTGGTGGGCGCAGGCTATCTGGTCTGGCTGGCCGTGCAGGCGATCCGCAAGGGATCGGCCTTCTCGCCGGAAAAGAATGGCGGCAAGAAGCATACGCTGTTCCAGAACTGGCTGACGGGTCTCGGCATCAACCTTCTGAACCCGAAGATCATCCTGTTCAACATGACCTTCCTGCCGCAGTTCGTCTCCGCGCATGACCCGCATGCCATGGGCAAATTGTTCTTCCTCGGCCTGTCGTTCATTCCGATGGCGCTGCCCTTTACCATTCCGATGGTGGTGGCGGCAGATCGTTTCGCCGGGCTCCTGAAAAAGAACCCGACCGTGACGCGCATCGTGGACTGGATGTTTGCGGGCGTATTCTCAGCCTTCGCGCTGAAGATCATCACCGCACAGGCGAAATAG
- the rlmN gene encoding 23S rRNA (adenine(2503)-C(2))-methyltransferase RlmN: MSISFDLTIDDTRDQLARHARASLEAKPSLIGMSREEMAEALIKAGVPERQVKMRISQLWHWLYVRGVSDFADMRNISKDLRAMLAQHFTIARPEVVEEQISQDGTRKWLFRFPPRGAGRPVEIESVYIPEEGRGTLCVSSQVGCTLTCSFCHTGTQKLVRNLTSEEILAQLLTARDRLGDFPDKDTPDGAMVPAEGRKITNIVMMGMGEPLYNFEEVKKALLIASDGDGLSLSKRRITLSTSGVVPEIYRTGDEIGVMLAISLHAVRDELRDILVPINKKYPLEQLIKACREYPGLSNAKRITFEYVMLKDINDSLEDAKLLVKLLQGIPAKINLIPFNPWPGTNYQCSEWEQIEKFADYVNAAGYASPIRTPRGRDILAACGQLKSESERMRKSERLALEAMMIAGHGE; the protein is encoded by the coding sequence ATGTCCATTTCGTTCGACCTTACCATTGATGATACGCGCGACCAGCTTGCCCGCCATGCGCGCGCCAGCCTGGAAGCAAAGCCGTCGCTCATCGGCATGTCGCGCGAGGAAATGGCCGAAGCGCTGATCAAGGCCGGTGTGCCCGAGCGTCAGGTGAAGATGCGCATCAGCCAGCTCTGGCATTGGCTCTATGTGCGCGGCGTTTCCGATTTTGCCGACATGCGCAATATTTCCAAGGATTTGCGCGCTATGCTGGCGCAGCATTTCACCATTGCGCGGCCTGAAGTGGTCGAAGAACAGATTTCGCAGGACGGCACCCGCAAATGGCTGTTCCGTTTTCCGCCGCGGGGTGCCGGCCGTCCGGTCGAAATCGAAAGCGTCTATATTCCCGAAGAAGGCCGTGGCACGCTCTGCGTTTCCTCACAGGTCGGCTGCACGCTGACCTGCTCGTTTTGCCATACCGGCACGCAGAAGCTGGTGCGCAATCTGACCTCTGAAGAAATTCTGGCGCAGCTTTTGACCGCCCGCGACCGGCTCGGCGATTTCCCGGACAAGGACACGCCCGACGGTGCCATGGTTCCCGCCGAAGGTCGCAAGATCACCAATATCGTGATGATGGGCATGGGCGAGCCGCTCTATAATTTCGAGGAAGTGAAGAAGGCTCTGCTGATCGCCTCCGATGGCGACGGCCTGTCTCTCTCCAAGCGCCGCATCACGCTTTCGACCTCCGGCGTCGTGCCGGAAATCTATCGCACCGGTGACGAGATCGGCGTCATGCTCGCCATTTCGCTGCACGCCGTGCGCGACGAGCTGCGCGACATTCTGGTGCCGATCAACAAGAAGTATCCGCTGGAACAGCTCATCAAGGCTTGCCGCGAATATCCGGGCCTGTCCAATGCAAAGCGCATCACCTTCGAATATGTGATGCTGAAGGACATCAATGACAGCCTTGAGGATGCCAAGCTGCTGGTAAAGCTTTTGCAGGGCATTCCGGCCAAGATCAATCTGATCCCGTTCAACCCGTGGCCCGGCACCAATTACCAGTGCTCGGAATGGGAGCAGATCGAGAAATTTGCCGATTATGTGAACGCGGCTGGTTATGCATCGCCGATCCGCACCCCGCGCGGTCGCGACATTCTCGCGGCCTGCGGCCAGCTTAAGTCGGAATCGGAGCGCATGCGCAAGAGCGAGCGCCTTGCTCTCGAAGCCATGATGATTGCTGGACACGGTGAATAA
- a CDS encoding invasion associated locus B family protein: MLGKSIVAASVFMIGMAGSALAQTPSQISQFNAWGAYSYQSGNGKVCYVLSVPTQKAPANVDHGDNFFLVSQKPGQNISFEPQFMAGYDLNTNAKVVVSIGNRNFNMFVNGKSGWMENAAEEPQLIAAMRGGSEMKVQAQSKRGTKTNYTYSLKGISDALKAIQKCK, translated from the coding sequence ATGCTTGGAAAATCGATCGTCGCGGCTTCTGTGTTCATGATTGGGATGGCGGGTTCGGCACTCGCCCAGACCCCGAGCCAGATCAGCCAGTTCAATGCCTGGGGCGCCTACAGCTATCAGTCGGGCAACGGCAAGGTCTGCTATGTCCTCTCCGTACCGACCCAGAAGGCTCCGGCCAATGTCGATCACGGTGACAACTTCTTCCTCGTGAGCCAGAAGCCCGGCCAGAACATCTCGTTCGAACCGCAATTCATGGCCGGTTACGACCTCAATACCAATGCCAAGGTCGTCGTCTCCATCGGCAACCGCAACTTCAACATGTTCGTCAACGGTAAGTCCGGCTGGATGGAAAATGCAGCGGAAGAGCCGCAGCTCATCGCAGCCATGCGCGGCGGTTCGGAAATGAAGGTGCAGGCACAGTCGAAGCGCGGCACCAAGACCAACTATACCTATTCGCTGAAGGGTATTTCGGATGCGCTGAAAGCCATCCAGAAGTGCAAGTAA
- a CDS encoding YkvA family protein — protein MDDVRIGEILEPGSESEFKKRSERVKNGFWKAARRAGRMVPFMDEVVAAYYCALDQRTPTHVRMTLMAALAYFVLPFDAIPDILAGIGFTDDVAVLMAALTAVRAHITPAHRLAARQALEDEGARE, from the coding sequence ATGGATGACGTCAGAATCGGTGAAATCCTCGAACCCGGCAGCGAGAGCGAATTCAAGAAGCGCAGCGAACGGGTGAAGAACGGATTCTGGAAGGCCGCGCGCCGCGCCGGTCGCATGGTGCCATTCATGGATGAGGTGGTGGCAGCCTATTACTGCGCGCTCGACCAGAGGACCCCAACCCATGTGCGCATGACCCTGATGGCGGCGCTCGCCTATTTCGTCCTACCCTTCGACGCCATTCCCGATATTCTGGCCGGTATCGGCTTCACCGATGACGTTGCCGTGCTGATGGCAGCGCTGACAGCCGTTCGTGCCCATATCACACCGGCGCACCGGCTGGCCGCGCGACAGGCACTTGAGGATGAGGGAGCAAGGGAATAG
- a CDS encoding 4a-hydroxytetrahydrobiopterin dehydratase — translation MARNRLTENELNEALTELDGWQKVDGREAIAKSFKFKDFNAAFGFMTRAALHAEKLDHHPEWFNVYNRVDVTLATHSENGITELDIKLARKMNAIA, via the coding sequence ATGGCACGCAACCGGCTGACAGAAAATGAACTGAACGAAGCGCTCACTGAACTGGATGGCTGGCAGAAGGTCGACGGACGCGAGGCGATTGCCAAGAGCTTCAAGTTCAAGGATTTCAATGCCGCCTTCGGTTTCATGACGCGCGCAGCGCTCCATGCGGAAAAGCTCGACCATCACCCTGAATGGTTCAATGTCTACAACCGCGTCGATGTTACGCTCGCTACCCATAGCGAGAACGGCATTACGGAACTCGACATCAAGCTTGCGCGCAAGATGAATGCGATAGCCTGA